One segment of Anopheles stephensi strain Indian chromosome 3, UCI_ANSTEP_V1.0, whole genome shotgun sequence DNA contains the following:
- the LOC118511968 gene encoding nucleolysin TIAR isoform X2: protein MLAMSTLMMPAPTMALGAPQLAVGPHQKPPEAKLLAIHPAHTQTQTTPQHQLQAQQQQQQQQQAQQQQQQQQHQQQLQQLSAIKQEHYHIFVGDLSPEIETQTLKEAFAPFGDISDCRVVRDPQTLKSKGYGFVSFVKKTEAENAIAAMNGQWLGSRSIRTNWATRKPPASKNEINAKPLTFDEVYNQSSPTNCTVYCGGIGGTLAGGLNEDILQKTFSPFGTIQEIRVFKDKGYAFVRFSTKEAATHAIVAVHNSEINSQTVKCSWGKESGDPNNAPSLASQALSQTGFPFNTAYGQQVAGYWYPPAPAYPATPAPAATPLQGQFLQGMQGYTYGQFAGYQQGYMGMGMQIPGAWPAVPAQAQLPTAAQQITAQSVGGALPQTAGVVAYPMQQFQPGFLHQVYAKSV from the exons ATGCTGGCCATGTCGACGCTGATGATGCCGGCACCGACGATGGCGCTCGGTGCTCCGCAGCTCGCCGTCGGCCCGCACCAGAAGCCGCCGGAAGCGAAGCTGCTCGCCATCCATCCGGCCCACACGCAAACGCAAACTACTCCCCAGCATCAGCTGCaggcgcaacagcagcagcagcagcagcagcaagcgcaacagcagcagcagcagcaacagcatcaacagcaactGCAGCAGTTGTCTGCAATAAAGCAAG AGCACTACCATATATTCGTGGGTGATTTGAGCCCGGAAATTGAAACGCAAACCCTGAAGGAAGCATTCGCCCCGTTCGGAGACATATC TGATTGTCGCGTTGTTAGGGATCCTCAAACATTAAAGTCGAAAGGATACGGATTTGTGTCGTTCGTAAAGAAAACG GAAGCGGAAAATGCAATTGCGGCTATGAATGGGCAATGGCTTGGTTCGAGGAGTATTCGAACTAATTGGGCAACTAGGAAACCGCCAGCTAGCAAAAACGAAA TCAACGCGAAACCGCTGACATTCGATGAAGTGTACAATCAAAGCAGCCCGACCAACTGCACCGTCTACTGTGGCGGGATCGGTGGCACTCTGGCCGGCGGATTGAATGAGGACATTCTGCAGAAAACCTTCTCCCCGTTCGGTACCATACAGGAAATCAGGGTTTTCAAGGATAAGGGATACGCGTTCGTAAG GTTCTCTACCAAAGAGGCAGCCACACACGCCATTGTCGCCGTGCACAACTCCGAAATTAACTCCCAAACGGTAAAGTGCTCCTGGGGCAAGGAAAGCGGCGATCCGAACAATGCTCCCTCGCTCGCCAGCCAGGCTCTGAGCCAGACCGGCTTCCCTTTCAACACGGCGTACGGGCAACAGGTGGCCGGCTACTGGTATCCACCGGCTCCGGCATATCCGGCAACGCCTGCACCGGCCGCAACACCTTTGCAAGGTCAATTTCTGCAGGGCATGCAGGGTTACACTTACGGCCAGTTTGCCGGATATCAGCAGGGTTACATGGG CATGGGCATGCAGATTCCCGGAGCCTGGCCCGCTGTACCAGCGCAGGCACAGCTGCCGACCGCGGCCCAACAAATTACGGCCCAAAGCGTTGGCGGAGCATTGCCGCAAACGGCTGGCGTTGTCGCGTACCCGATGCAGCAGTTCCAG CCGGGCTTTTTGCACCAAGTGTACGCTAAAAGTGTCTAG
- the LOC118511968 gene encoding nucleolysin TIAR isoform X1, translating to MLAMSTLMMPAPTMALGAPQLAVGPHQKPPEAKLLAIHPAHTQTQTTPQHQLQAQQQQQQQQQAQQQQQQQQHQQQLQQLSAIKQEHYHIFVGDLSPEIETQTLKEAFAPFGDISDCRVVRDPQTLKSKGYGFVSFVKKTEAENAIAAMNGQWLGSRSIRTNWATRKPPASKNEINAKPLTFDEVYNQSSPTNCTVYCGGIGGTLAGGLNEDILQKTFSPFGTIQEIRVFKDKGYAFVRFSTKEAATHAIVAVHNSEINSQTVKCSWGKESGDPNNAPSLASQALSQTGFPFNTAYGQQVAGYWYPPAPAYPATPAPAATPLQGQFLQGMQGYTYGQFAGYQQGYMGMGMQIPGAWPAVPAQAQLPTAAQQITAQSVGGALPQTAGVVAYPMQQFQLAEDEWLAPSLLV from the exons ATGCTGGCCATGTCGACGCTGATGATGCCGGCACCGACGATGGCGCTCGGTGCTCCGCAGCTCGCCGTCGGCCCGCACCAGAAGCCGCCGGAAGCGAAGCTGCTCGCCATCCATCCGGCCCACACGCAAACGCAAACTACTCCCCAGCATCAGCTGCaggcgcaacagcagcagcagcagcagcagcaagcgcaacagcagcagcagcagcaacagcatcaacagcaactGCAGCAGTTGTCTGCAATAAAGCAAG AGCACTACCATATATTCGTGGGTGATTTGAGCCCGGAAATTGAAACGCAAACCCTGAAGGAAGCATTCGCCCCGTTCGGAGACATATC TGATTGTCGCGTTGTTAGGGATCCTCAAACATTAAAGTCGAAAGGATACGGATTTGTGTCGTTCGTAAAGAAAACG GAAGCGGAAAATGCAATTGCGGCTATGAATGGGCAATGGCTTGGTTCGAGGAGTATTCGAACTAATTGGGCAACTAGGAAACCGCCAGCTAGCAAAAACGAAA TCAACGCGAAACCGCTGACATTCGATGAAGTGTACAATCAAAGCAGCCCGACCAACTGCACCGTCTACTGTGGCGGGATCGGTGGCACTCTGGCCGGCGGATTGAATGAGGACATTCTGCAGAAAACCTTCTCCCCGTTCGGTACCATACAGGAAATCAGGGTTTTCAAGGATAAGGGATACGCGTTCGTAAG GTTCTCTACCAAAGAGGCAGCCACACACGCCATTGTCGCCGTGCACAACTCCGAAATTAACTCCCAAACGGTAAAGTGCTCCTGGGGCAAGGAAAGCGGCGATCCGAACAATGCTCCCTCGCTCGCCAGCCAGGCTCTGAGCCAGACCGGCTTCCCTTTCAACACGGCGTACGGGCAACAGGTGGCCGGCTACTGGTATCCACCGGCTCCGGCATATCCGGCAACGCCTGCACCGGCCGCAACACCTTTGCAAGGTCAATTTCTGCAGGGCATGCAGGGTTACACTTACGGCCAGTTTGCCGGATATCAGCAGGGTTACATGGG CATGGGCATGCAGATTCCCGGAGCCTGGCCCGCTGTACCAGCGCAGGCACAGCTGCCGACCGCGGCCCAACAAATTACGGCCCAAAGCGTTGGCGGAGCATTGCCGCAAACGGCTGGCGTTGTCGCGTACCCGATGCAGCAGTTCCAG TTAGCTGAAGACGAATGGTTAGCGCCAAGTCTTCTAGTGTAG